A stretch of DNA from Aspergillus flavus chromosome 3, complete sequence:
CTCGTGAAGGCACTCGCAAGGAGGCTTTTGTCACCAACCAACGTATGGAGCGCACTTTCAGAGAGATCGACCGTGAAGCTGGCAAGCATAACGGAAGAGCGCGTACGAACGCTACCGAGCGTGCTAAATATCAATTCGAGGCCGATAGTGAGGATGAGGCGATGGAGGACGAGATCGAGCAGAACCTGGACTTGCTTTCCGGAGCTGCAGGCCGGTTGCATGGACTTTCTAAAGCGACGGGTCGTGAGCTGGATGAGCAGAACCGTCACCTGGAACGTATCATGCAAAAGGTGAGCCTTTACTTTCCCATCATGCTTGTAGAATAGGAACTAATTTCGTTATAGAGCGATTTCGTCGACGACCAGATTGCCATGAACCGCGCCAAGCTGGACCGCATTCGCTAGATTTCTTGTGTTTTTATAGAGAATTTGCAGGGAAGTTGTCGACGCCTGGTGCTCTCAACTTCAATGCGAATTATCACTGTGCATAATCTTCCTATCAACTACATATCCTTGGCGTTCCGGGACTCCATATATTCAATCCTAGTATTTGCTGCCTGTCTTTATTGTTGGCATTTTGCATTGCAGGAAACTAATGGTACTTACTACTTTCGGCCAAATAGAGCATATCCTGGTCTATACCCAAGTTGGCCGCAAGTGATATTGTAGGCTGTATTGTAGAGCATAGAAATTTGATTGTCTGCCAGAGACATACGACAAGGTGGTATGGAAATTCGTTGCCGACTGTCTACTCACAGCCACTCATCACCCACCTTTGTTGAAGTGACCCAAGTTTAGGTCTGCCAGACCGAGACCGATCTCACGGGCTACCGAGAAAGCATGTCGATAGCATATGCAGTACAGGCCTGTCTAGCTCTTCTTCGAGCTATCATCACTGAAGACTTAGACTTAGCATGGTATGTGAACCTAGGTTCCAGGTTTTAGAGAGCTTTTGCAGAAAACACTGAAACCCTAAGGGAATTATATTTGAAGGGTATTTCTACTCAGCCAATTGTAAGGATTTTAACACTACAAAAACATTGGGCAAGTATGTTCACCTGCTCAGGCCAAGGGATCGTGTTATGGGTTTGCTAGATTGTTCCAGTAGATTGAATAGACCCCTCTTGTCATATACTGGACAAGCTTCCAGGAATTGGAACCCGGCGTGTATTATATCGAGTACATGATAGTATCACATACCCCATTACAGACGATAACGAAACCCCACAGTCTTCCAATCCGTCACATCCTCATAATCCTCAGGCCGCAAATCAACCGACCTCACCAAATCCGACACCTCATTGTTACCCCGTCGACGCTCCTCGACCACCTTCCCGCCAACAGCCCCCGACAAACCCGCGTTACCCTGCACGCCCTCCTCACGATCCCTCCTCTTGTTAACAAACTGCAAATAAACCCTCAACGAGACAGCCAAGCCACCGGAAATGATATAGCAGATCAAAATAGCTCTAAACGAAGTCTGATACGTCGGCGCCTCACTCGCCCTAAACAACTGCGGACCTGCAATATTCCCCGCACAATATGCCACGAACATCATGGCAGTCATTGTCATTTTCTTCGTGACGCCCCTGTAATTCGCCTGAACGAGGGACATAGCCAGCGGCAAGGCACCTGGCCCCGTCGCTAGGAGGAAGTACCCGAAGAGCTGGGCACCTAGGGGGACATGATGAGCCCGGGCGTAGATCAGGGCACTTCCTATGATCGATAAAGACACAATGCCGACAATCAAGATACAGTTCATCTGTCTATAGCGACCAGCTATCCAGCCTGTGATGGTTATCGTAGAAGCACTGACCACACTAGAGGGAATATTAATGAGGGTCGATTCCAGGGATGTAAAACCGAAGGATTTAATAACAAGGTTTCCGAAGTTCTGTGTGCCCCCATTCGGGATCTGAGTTAGAATAGCGATGGCGAAGAGGTGCCATGTTTTCGGATCCTGGATGCACTCGACAGCCTGCTCCCATTTCCAGTGCGTTTTCTCGGTGCGTCCTGTTCCGGCAATTACTGCGCGATGGGCCATGAATTCTCGTTCTTGGGGAGTCAGGAATGTGGCTTTGGATATGCTATCTGGTAAGAAAGCAAGTAGTACGAATCCCCATAGGAAAGTAGCCAcaccgaggatgatgaaCATCCACATCCATGGACGGAGAGGGTGCTCGATATGTCCTATGCCGTAAGCCAGGAGACTAGCCACAAGACCGCCGATGGAGTTGCCTGAGAACCATATGCCGGTCCGGAAGGGGATCTCGTCGCGTGTATACCATGTTGTCGTGATGAACATGAACGCAGGGGTGATTGTTGCCTCTGCGATGCCTAGTAGGAATCGGACTGCGAGCAGGCCGCCGTAGTTGACGCAGGATGCAGTTAGGGCGACGACAGCGCCCCAAAAGAAGGTGTTGGCTGCCATGTACTTTGCGACAGGGAGTCGGGGGATGAGATAGTTTGTAGGGACTTCCCAGAAGAAATAGCCGACGTAGAAGATGCTGGATACCCAGCTGTATTGTTGTCCGACCAGATGCTGGATGCGGTTAGTTTGGGGTAGTTTGTGGTAAATAGGGTATGGATAGGGTACATACTGTATCGTCAATCAGGCCGAAGACAGACGCGCTTGATAGTATTGTTTTATCCATGAAATTAAACATATATGTGATGAACAAGAGGGGAATGAGTCGCATATCGACTTTGCGCAATGTTCTGGAGGCAATGACCTGGGCGTTATCATCGTGACTGCTTTCGTCTATGGCACGAGCTGTTGAGGCCATGATGAATCTTGTGGTGATGActtattttagtattttagAATATTGTTCATTTAcgataatattctaaatcTCAAGTGGGGAGATACCATTATATAGAGCTAATACTCCAGAGGAACGAAGGGAGGGGAAACGAGTCCTTATCATGATTGATCTGCTGTGCAGCTGATAAGCCTGAGATGTCGGTAAATTAACCCATTGGATGCAGGTAATTAGCGTTATATACACTTCGTATTTCTACATCTAACTAATATTCTCTATGATTATGTACTACATTGAATAACACGTAAGGGTAATATGTTTAGAGAAGTGACATAGGCAGGCTCGAGTAGTATGTGAGCATAGCGGTGTGTGGTTGCAGTGATTACATTCCAACGAAGAGCGTAGGTATGAAACGGCTTTCTTTCATTCGCTATGAGGCTTCAACAGCTGAATCTGCCAGCAGCGTCTACCCttttatccttcttttcaccAACAAGAACTAAGCATCTTTGTTATGGCGCATGGCCCAGAAGGTACCATCTATCGAGATGAGGAAGGATTCGATGACACCTTAAAGATCGATATCAACTTCGCTCAAATGAAACTCATCAGGAAACTGAAAACTTCAAGGACATCATCGATATTCCACGTGAACTATAATGGTGAACTGCGCGTTTTCAAAGTTGCATGTTCATTTATTTCGCGTGCATAATTCTTAAACCCATTCTTAATATGATTTAGTTCCATAACATTGAAGACACCAGATATGCCGACGATGGTGTGCGTGACTTAAACCGCTCTAGATGCGAGATCAGAGCATATTGCAATCTAAAACTATATGGAATATGCGACGGTGGTTACGTGCCGAAGTTCTACGGCTATATGCTAACCGTCAATCCAGCCAGCTGGGCACCTCACCTCGAAGCTTTTCATCATGACAGTGGTCTTCCAAGCGCTATTTTTATTGAGTACCTGCCGCAACCCCTGGTGATGAACTCTGTCACTTACAGCAAAGATCGCATGCAGAAGGTTGCAATAGGTATTCAGCAAATCCATTTGGCTTTGATTGAACACAACGATCCTTATCCTAAGAACATCTTGATTGTTCCTGATGACCCAGAAAGGTTTCTTTGGATTGATTTCGATGCTGCCATCGTTTAACCTAACAATACATATATTGGAGACAGGGAACGTAGGTGGATTGAGGAGGAATCTCTGTGTGTTGGAGGCTTTGGAATAAAAGTTGTTTGTTTCCTTCGATAGCCAAGAGCTTTCGGTTCTGACAACCACTAACAGGCTTCTAAAGGCAGATGATCAAAGACGAGGCCTTCCTCCGAATACAAAGCACTACTAGGAACATAACTGTTGGCTTGTATATAGACCATACCCATGGAAGAGACCAAGAATACTCATGGAAGTCTCCAGTCCTTGTCCGCTGCTCCTAACATCCTAAGATACTACAGTACTAGGAGAATACTTAGACGTCCAGGCCCTCTTGCTTCCCATGGTATAGCCTGTGCCACTTGCAGATCGCCGTCCTTATTCATCCTTTTATAGGTACTAATTCAGTATCTGTTAAGACGAGCCCGTATCGCGCGTGATGCTGTTTCATGGGTAAAAGTTGACCTGAGACAGAACCTGCTTATATTCTCTGCGGTCTTCCAAAGACAACGCTGTGTTCCAGTGCGATGCCCACTTCCATGGGACTTTTACTGCGTGGTAGGTTGTCGATTGGGCGCCTAAGCTGAACAAAACAACGCTAAGGTTGGTCCTGGAGGTCCATCATGAGAATTGTGGGCTTAGCTCACTAGAGGTTCGGCCACAGAGATTATCACAGACTCTAACGGCAGTTTCCTGCATCAGTACTTAAAGTAGACAGTGCGTCTATGTGatatgatatcatcatctctaGGAATAAGCGATCCTTCAGCTCACAGTTGTCATCTTCTATGTAAAATCATCGACTTTCTGCAGGGATATTGATATATAATCATTGTACAAGTCGTTAAACCAAACCCCGCCGATACTTATACTATTCAATCTCATTGCTGTTATAACACATCAAACACATTCCCTCTCTATCCCAGTATGAGGAGATTGCGCCGCATCGTGGACAAAGATCGGAAGCGCGTCGCTAGGGCGTGTGTTTGCATCCCGCTCATGTAACTTCACAGTCACATCTGACCATCTGTAGATATGACAGCTGTCGCCAACACAAAGAGAAGTGTGACGGGGGTCTGCCCTGCAGGCGATGCGCTCGACTTCACCGTCAATGCATCTTCCCTGGTCGAGGTCCTGGTGAGCGACGGAAAGTTTGCACATTGCCAGATATACCTCGGTGAGCTATCAATCCGCTAGGGTTGTCAGGATATACTACTGATACTGCCAATTAAAAGCACATCGGGTTCCGAGCCTGAGCCGTTACCAGAACTACTAGAGAGGGTCACCTATCTAGAGCGAATTGTCAAGCGTGAACTCGGCGACATAAGTCTAGATCTAGCCACGCTTCGAAGCCTTGCCGAGGGTGAAGACAGGACTCCATTGCCCACCCCCGCCGAGTCTCCTGTAGCAGATGTCAGGCGCAGCATCGAGCCACTAGAAAACAATATCACGCGTGAGGGCATATACAAGATGTTGTCCAAAACTAAAGACTAACGTTGGCTGAGCTAGATTATTCAGGGAAATTCTCTCATTGGAATTTCTCTATGAAGATAAAGGAATGGATCAGCAAACATGTGCATCGAGATGTTTGTCACACATAATTTCTCGTTTCTTCGTAGATCGATCTTGACTAAGTTCATTACTGAAGCATTTGCAGCAGGTTTACAATGCATTACGCAGTCACACTGAGCTTTACCGTTCCAAAGTACTCCAGTCTCCATCAAGTGCTTTACTTTCTGTATCCTCACTACCTCCTCGGGCTATCGCCAGTTTTCTTGTCCATTGCTTCTTCAAGCATGCCGAGACAAGTTATTTTACGGTTGAAAGAATCTGGCTAGAGTCAAAGCTTGACTTGGCATACACTAATCCCAACTCAATTACCCACAGCGATGTAAGCACTATGTGCGTGATCTTTGGTGTCCTTGCGTTCGGGACACAGCACGCATATCTTGAGTCGGCGACAGAACGCATTGGTGGCAGAAAATCAACTCAACATGGCCCATTCACCGGCGATACTATAGGTGTAATGCTTTATCAACAGGCCTGTCTTTTATTACCGGATTTCATCACCCTCTCATCACTAGAAAGCGTCCAGGCCTGCTTGCTCCTGGGTATTTACACACTACCGCTTGACGCATCCGGGTTGGCATGGATCTACCTGGGTATTGGCGTCAAGCTTGCGAACCAGAATGGCATGCACAGAAAGACTTGCGAGGATAGCTTTGATCTGTACATCCGCGAAACCAAGAATTTAGTGTGGTGGACTTTGTACACGCTGGGGAGTTCTGTTTCACATTTGTCCTACTATTCTTTATTGTCGTGACCCTTGCCAACCCTAAATATTAGGCGCATCGCTATATTTCACGGTCGTCCATTTTCAATTGCCAGATCTGATGTAGACACTGAACTCCCTACCGGTAAAAGTGATGTACGGTCATCATACCATGATGCATGCATTCTTGCCACGCTCCAACTGAACGACAGGCTCTGCAGCATATCGCATTCAATGTATCTTTGCACGCCGTTCTTTATGAAGGCAGTCCCACTGACGGATTAATAGCTCCCTTCTCCACACATCCCTAACAAGCGAAGTAATTGAGCGACTTACTAGACTGTTCAATCTCCAGCAAGACCTTATAAACTGGTGGAAGACACTCCCCAGCAACGATATTCATAGTGATCACACATCTCACCCCGAGAATCTCCGCCGCGCCATGCATCTAAAACTAGATTATTGTCTCGGAATCATGTTCGCAGGCCGGTACTTTATCTTTGCCGAGTCCAGCTTGGAGGGAAACAGCCCGACATCTACCACGAAGCTCCAGAATGCAAGGCCCTTGAGGATTAACTCACAAACACGGCATATGTCTTCCATCCTCGTCTCATAGTGCGTTTCCGCTGCGCATACAGTCATAGAAATATGTCGCCATCTGTACAACACCATTGGTCTCGCCCGTGCATCATACACGGAATTTAGTGCATGCCATGCCGCCTTGCTGGTAATCAATACACAATGTCTCCAAGCGACTGACTACAGACAACACCACGCCATCCGCGAGGGGTTTACAATGTTGAAAGAGATGTCGGGCGAAGCGGAGCTAGCCCGCACTGAAGTATCTTTGATCGAGGGGTTCCAACACATAATCGCCAGTATGGACATAGCTGGTGATGATGTAGCCGGCGACATGGCTTCTGACTTTTCGACATTTAAAAATTGGGAGAATTCATGGAGGCAAGATTCATTCTTTGCGCAAAATCCCAGACCAGATGATTCGATACTCATGGCTTCACTTGGTCTATCAAGCGGGTCGCCTGGTGCTTCGTCTGGCGAATTGTCATTATGGACGTCGCTGTTTGGGTCTGATCGAGATGGGCCATCTTGTACACAGGGTCAGGATGATTGGACTAGATTATGAATACAATTCGGCGTGCTAGAGATAGTATAGATATACAAGATTAATCAGGCACATCTGCGTCCAATTCAATTCTAGAAGCTGAATCAGTAAATTACCACCAAGATTCATCCACACAAAGTGTTGAATGAGCTGGTGGAGGACATCTGCGCTGAATTGAGATATGATTAATCTTAGCTATGTTACCAGGTATTCCATCATACTTAAATTTGCAACCGTTTATAGGTACTAGCCCTAGGAATACTCAAAGATCAGAATGGAAAAGCTACATATTCAGGATACATGCTTTCTGCCCCATTCTGATCGGGGATTCTTTCGTGAAGCTCGGCTAATATGAGACTTACAAACATGACGGCAATGAAACAAAGCGCAGCTCAGCGTAGATATACTGAAAGCACCACCTAATTAATGTAGGCCATGCGCCGACAAAGACGGACAGTACAGTATAATCAGAGAATAGGCAGACCTAAGCTCTCAACAACATACCACTCAAGCTTCACTGAATCTACATAAAGAAACCAAAGGCCATTAAAGCCAAAACGAAAACAATGCTTGAGTCGGTCGAAGCTTGCAGGTTTCCTGCGATGTTAGTGGCGGTAGGGCTTGGGCTATTGGTGGTAGTGGGTGACGCGCTCGTGGTGGCTGTGCTACTGTGAGTGCTCGTCTCACTGGTAGAGGTCGAGGATGATTTGGGGCTCGATGTACTGAGAGTACCACCTTGGACCTTGGATGGCACGCTGTCTCCATTTGCATTCGAGGCTGCCGATTTAAATGCCTCTAAAGTGTCTGAGCCGGAGGCCCTAGTGAGAGTCAGACGCATCATCCAATACACTCTTTGCCCACGAGATACTGACGGTGGGTTTATCACCCCAACCATACCCGCCTGGCAATGACCGACCTGGCCACAGTAATACCAAATAGGTTTTGTGTCATTCACAGTGACCGTGAAGACAGTGTCCTATACCATTAGCATCTTGTCACCGAGTACAATAGCTCTTGGCCTACCGATTCACCAGTAGTTGGCGCAATAAATCCAGAGAAAAAACTGCTATCATTCATAGGGTGACATGGCTTGCTAAAAGAGGCCTGCGCCACTGAATGGTTACCAGGATAAAAGTGGAACTCAACTTTGCCGCCTGGAGCAACTTTAAGAGTATCAGGGTCGAAGCTGAAGCCATGTTCACCAACATCAACTGTTTGTACAGCTGACGGGCTCGCGGTGCCCATTGCTGTACTTGTGGTGGAGCTAGAAGTATTGCTGGTAGCTGTGCTATCCTGGGCACCAGCAAGCTGGAGCTGTACCAGGATAAAAGCGAATAGATATTGTAGCTGTGCCATTGTAGCTGTTTTGATAGTATGTGGCGATTGAATCGCACATGTTAGCCTTCCTCAACTCTCGAACGTGTAACATCCGAATCCACTTCGGATTTTATACTTCGTGCTCAGCCTCCTAAGACAGCTATGAAAGCCATATGTTGCGTGACCAGCCAACCTCAACATTGTGAGTCGGGTTCAGTCTAAGCCCCAGGCCGCGTCACCCTACCATCACAGGTATAGTCTAGATCGGTCTTTCGATCGAACTTCCAAAAAGCTTTTACTAGATCTGACTTTCGTTGTCGAGTGGGTGGTCTCACGTGCGGGTTTCCACGACTTTCTACTCTCAACTTATGCGATTTTCAAGCATTCAAAGGAATCCCATCTCATTTTATACAAACTAGAGCTTTTGAATGCTGTCGGAATATAAAGCTACAAGTCCCAGCTGGGGCTCAGAAGACAACGTCCGTAAGAAGATTCCCCTTGAACAGACCTGGGCGATGGCCTGAGCTACATTCTCAGAAGCTTAAGACAAAAGCAACCATGGTTGGCCGCAAACCTTGGCACCATAGGAGGCACATGATAGGATATCACATAGAGGATGCTCATGTGTTGTAAGATCTCCAGGGATCATTTGGCATGCTTGAACTCTGCTAATAATTGCACCGTAAGCCGCTCACAGAGCCAATGGAGGCTATGGATAAGGAGCGCAGCCACCACAACTACAATCCCATTCTCATTAATTGCTCCTCCACATATCTAGCTCTTGAACAGATGAATGGCAAGTAACGAAGCTTGCTATCTCACCTAAAATGGCGAGGATACACCTTTACTCCTGGATGACTCTGTTCACGGGCACATTCGCCCAGCTACAAACATTTTCGCCACCTGGCCAGAGCTTTATCAGCTACAGTGTTAATATACCCCAAACTACGGCCTCCTCCGGTTCCGGACCAATTTATATCCAGCTGAAATCAACGCAAGAGCTTCAATGGTTTGCATGGGGTCAGGGTTCTCGGATGCAAGGAGCGAATATATTTGCTGTTTATGCATCCCACGACGGCAATAATGTCACTGTCTCTCCAAGGTTGGGCGTAGAACATGTCGAGCCGACGTATAATAGCCAGGCTCAGATCTCGGTCTTGGCTGGCAGCGGGATCAGCAATGGAGTCATGACCGCGAACATCCGGTGCGACAGCTGTCTCGCCTGGCCAGGAGGAAGTGAAAATCCGAACAGCTCAGCTAGTCCATGGGTTTGGGCTGTGAAATATGGCCAACTGCTCAACTCAGACAGCCTCTCTCAACCGATCACCATACACGATGCTTCGGGTGTTGCAGTTCTTGACCTTCAAAAAGCGACCAGCGGCGCATCCGACAATCCTTTCTTAGCATCAAATAATTCAAACAGCGCTGGGCAGGCGCTCACGATCTTTGATACTGGAAACATTGCAAGTCGCAGAGTAGCACATGCTGTTCTCATGatcctcgtcttcgtcaTATTCTTCCCGTCGTTTGCGTTGATGCTTCACACCGGCGCACATTCCAGGATTGTTGATATCCATGCTTTCTTCCAGCTTTTCACTTTGGCCTTGGCGATTTCCGGGTTTGGTATCGGCATCTCGTTGGCAAAAGCCCTCCATCTGACTGGGACCTACCATCCGATCATCGGGATGGTGGCTGTTCCTGCCCTCATTCTCTTCCAGCCGGCTATGGGCTTTCTTCAACACAGATACTTTCACAAAACCGGAAAGAAGAGTGTCTTTGCCTACTTGCACCGGTGGTTTGGCCGTTCTATTATAGTCCTTGGTATTGTCAATGGTGGACTGGGATTTCACCTGGCACGGAACGTTACTTCAACTGCCCCAGTCGGCGCAATAATCGCATATAGCGTGGTAGCTGGAATTGTCGGGCTCGTCTATGCCTTAGTGGTTATAGTCTTACCTttgagaaaacagagaacGTCGAGTCCTTGACTGGCATTGGTCTGTTCCTACCTCTCGGTGTCGCCCAGCCATCTTTGAGAGTTGGGATATCCTACATATCCGGTTTGTTGTGTTTGGTGCTTGTAGCCAAATGTCTGTATCAATAGGTCACTGTAGCCTAATTCTTTGGGGGTGTGGCATTGTTCTACGGCAATTCTAGTGTGGGTTTTATGGTAAGTGTTCTTAATGGCCAGTTAACCCAGTACTAGGGGTTCATCATTAGTTCCTCTCTGAATTGCAGATACTTCTCCTAATTCTACCTGATTTCTGATTGTGTCATCTGATTACCTCCTAGTAACATCAACGGAGCGCTTCGCCCGAATTATGAGCTCCTAGGCACCTTCTCAGAAGTGTCCTACCTCCTTTCCTTGATTCCCCTTACATACTCTCATAAAGAAATGGAATCGGTAAGGGGAAGGCCACAAGTAGTTCCTATAGAAAGGACTTAGCTAGCTAGTCAGAATCACCCCACAGCCTGAGCATCCATAGGCTCCAGCTAAACTACAACCCCGTTCACAGCGTGTATTTGAAAAACGGAGACCTATCTCCCATCGCCAGCAACTGCTCATCGGTGTATGCCTCACGGATCTCCGTCTCAGTCAACCTAGCATTGCGCTTGTTGCCATACGCAAAGGACAGCTCGAGAAGAACAGCTACAAGGAGAGCCGATCCACCAAAAGCCAACGACAGCCCAAAGCCCGTAGGATAGGTCGGGGCCTCCTTGTCAAGATACATGTAGCTCCCGATAATACCTCCGGTATTGCCCATACAGATGTTGAACGCACTGCCGATAGCGCGGCGCTTTGAGGGCGCCAGATTGTTCATTGCCCATGATGCTGTGGCTGGGTAGGTTGGGTAGATACCCATGCAAGCGATGATGATTGCAAAATACCCAGGCCCGATGTTGGCTTCCAGCCTACCCTTGAGGCCCATTATTATCGCGTACCCAGTGACGATCAGGAGCAGGGGTGCTGCAACGAATGGCATGCGCCAGTAATATCGGTCTGACAATTTGGAGAACAGGACTGCGGATATGGCCCCGGCAATATACGGCGGGACGGTCATAAGCTGCGCGTTGGTACCGGTGAAGCCCATTGCCTCTGTGATGGTCGGAAGAGTGAATTTCGTTCCTAACAGAGAATGGATCAACAAGAAGTCTCAGGCCTAGGTGATCGCGAACAGACCGTAGTTGCAGGCCGACTGGCACAGCATAATATAGGATAGTAGATAAATCCTCCAGTTCCGCATCATGTCCCCAACGTCTTTCCATGATGtcttcttatcctcctccttgAACTTCCCTCCTTCTTTGATGAATTCCTGTATCACTAGGTACCGGATCTCGTCCTGATCAAGCCATTTGGTGGATATTTCCGGGGAGTctactagtaaaaagaaggtcaaaacccccaaaacaacTGTAATCAAGCCCTCAATCAGAAATATCCAACGCCAGCCTGAATATCCACCGACGCCATCCATCTTGCTAAGACCAGCCGCGAGCAGACCGGAAAAGGCACCGGAGAGAGCACTTGCACAGAAGAATGCGGCAACCCGGGTGGCGAGGTCTCTGGGCATGTACCAGCGCGAACACAAGTAGACCGAACCAGGAA
This window harbors:
- a CDS encoding permease of the major facilitator superfamily is translated as MASTARAIDESSHDDNAQVIASRTLRKVDMRLIPLLFITYMFNFMDKTILSSASVFGLIDDTHLVGQQYSWVSSIFYVGYFFWEVPTNYLIPRLPVAKYMAANTFFWGAVVALTASCVNYGGLLAVRFLLGIAEATITPAFMFITTTWYTRDEIPFRTGIWFSGNSIGGLVASLLAYGIGHIEHPLRPWMWMFIILGVATFLWGFVLLAFLPDSISKATFLTPQEREFMAHRAVIAGTGRTEKTHWKWEQAVECIQDPKTWHLFAIAILTQIPNGGTQNFGNLVIKSFGFTSLESTLINIPSSVVSASTITITGWIAGRYRQMNCILIVGIVSLSIIGSALIYARAHHVPLGAQLFGYFLLATGPGALPLAMSLVQANYRGVTKKMTMTAMMFVAYCAGNIAGPQLFRASEAPTYQTSFRAILICYIISGGLAVSLRVYLQFVNKRRDREEGVQGNAGLSGAVGGKVVEERRRGNNEVSDLVRSVDLRPEDYEDVTDWKTVGFRYRL
- a CDS encoding extracellular serine-rich protein (unnamed protein product), which gives rise to MAQLQYLFAFILVQLQLAGAQDSTATSNTSSSTTSTAMGTASPSAVQTVDVGEHGFSFDPDTLKVAPGGKVEFHFYPGNHSVAQASFSKPCHPMNDSSFFSGFIAPTTGESDTVFTVTVNDTKPIWYYCGQVGHCQAGMVGVINPPASGSDTLEAFKSAASNANGDSVPSKVQGGTLSTSSPKSSSTSTSETSTHSSTATTSASPTTTNSPSPTATNIAGNLQASTDSSIVFVLALMAFGFFM
- a CDS encoding cellobiose dehydrogenase; its protein translation is MARIHLYSWMTLFTGTFAQLQTFSPPGQSFISYSVNIPQTTASSGSGPIYIQLKSTQELQWFAWGQGSRMQGANIFAVYASHDGNNVTVSPRLGVEHVEPTYNSQAQISVLAGSGISNGVMTANIRCDSCLAWPGGSENPNSSASPWVWAVKYGQLLNSDSLSQPITIHDASGVAVLDLQKATSGASDNPFLASNNSNSAGQALTIFDTGNIASRRVAHAVLMILVFVIFFPSFALMLHTGAHSRIVDIHAFFQLFTLALAISGFGIGISLAKALHLTGTYHPIIGMVAVPALILFQPAMGFLQHRYFHKTGKKSVFAYLHRWFGRSIIVLGIVNGGLGFHLARNVTSTAPVGAIIAYSVVAGIVGLVYALVVIVLPLRKQRTSSP
- a CDS encoding MFS transporter → MDDLDDEKAPSAENVEDCAIITTIDGIQVLGLRSEDADFYRNFSDRRKKLLRKVDIRLVPMLCILYLISHLDRANIGNAKILGLTEELGLSGVQYNIALSLFFIPYVLLEVPSNILLKHFIRPSVYLGTLIVSWGIIMTLTGVVRNFGGLLTMRLLLGIFEAGFFPGSVYLCSRWYMPRDLATRVAAFFCASALSGAFSGLLAAGLSKMDGVGGYSGWRWIFLIEGLITVVLGVLTFFLLVDSPEISTKWLDQDEIRYLVIQEFIKEGGKFKEEDKKTSWKDVGDMMRNWRIYLLSYIMLCQSACNYGTKFTLPTITEAMGFTGTNAQLMTVPPYIAGAISAVLFSKLSDRYYWRMPFVAAPLLLIVTGYAIIMGLKGRLEANIGPGYFAIIIACMGIYPTYPATASWAMNNLAPSKRRAIGSAFNICMGNTGGIIGSYMYLDKEAPTYPTGFGLSLAFGGSALLVAVLLELSFAYGNKRNARLTETEIREAYTDEQLLAMGDRSPFFKYTL